One Telluria mixta DNA window includes the following coding sequences:
- a CDS encoding carbohydrate kinase family protein — protein sequence MQAQRLPRYVVFGEALTDMIRQDDGTWRSLPGGSCWNVARVGARLGVPTGYAGAVSMDAFGDEIADASRAAGLDERFLQRVDAPPFIAMVTSRHPPRYVFLGENSADLHFRPELLPDGWLEAADVIHMGSLALARGPLARRLVEQALMARQAGRRIAFDPNFRNAMRDAAYRPTFELIAGLASHIKVSDEDLEGLFPGLAQREALAALRALAPDAEILFTRGADGLSLIRGDHVLDAPARRVDVVDTVGCGDASMAAWITGLLLHPEMPAPRQLARIAAAAATAAMHAGPYAPTAQEVATLLD from the coding sequence ATGCAAGCACAACGACTCCCCCGCTACGTGGTCTTCGGCGAAGCGCTCACCGACATGATCCGCCAGGACGACGGCACGTGGCGCTCGCTGCCCGGCGGCTCGTGCTGGAACGTGGCGCGCGTCGGCGCAAGGCTCGGCGTGCCCACGGGGTATGCGGGCGCCGTCAGCATGGACGCCTTCGGCGACGAGATCGCGGACGCCAGCCGCGCGGCCGGCCTGGACGAACGCTTCCTGCAGCGTGTGGACGCGCCGCCGTTCATCGCGATGGTGACGTCGCGTCATCCGCCCCGGTACGTCTTCCTCGGCGAGAACAGCGCGGACCTGCACTTCCGCCCCGAGCTGCTGCCCGACGGCTGGCTGGAAGCGGCCGACGTGATCCACATGGGCAGCCTCGCGCTGGCGCGCGGACCGCTGGCGCGCCGGCTCGTGGAGCAGGCGCTGATGGCGCGCCAAGCCGGCAGGCGCATCGCCTTCGATCCGAACTTCCGCAACGCGATGCGCGACGCGGCGTACCGGCCCACGTTCGAACTGATCGCGGGTCTCGCCAGCCACATCAAGGTGTCCGACGAAGACCTGGAAGGCCTGTTCCCGGGCCTCGCGCAGCGCGAGGCGCTGGCCGCACTGCGCGCGCTGGCGCCCGATGCCGAGATCCTCTTTACGCGCGGGGCCGATGGTCTTTCTCTGATCCGCGGTGACCACGTGCTCGACGCGCCCGCGCGCCGCGTGGACGTCGTCGACACCGTCGGCTGCGGCGATGCGTCGATGGCCGCCTGGATCACCGGCCTGCTGCTGCATCCGGAGATGCCCGCGCCGCGCCAGCTCGCGCGCATCGCCGCGGCGGCCGCCACGGCCGCCATGCATGCCGGGCCGTATGCGCCCACGGCACAAGAAGTCGCAACCCTGCTCGACTGA
- a CDS encoding ABC transporter permease subunit, with protein MQTLKSSLPTAPGAAAHGGIGQAFSRMFATMGMLPVLVALYIVFYFLTGYFAEDGVSNFATTANTMNVLRQSSINLVLATGMTFVILTGGIDLSVGSVLAVSAVLGMIASLPGHAPALSLPIFLLAGLGMGLLNGTLVAVFKINPFVVTLGTMTALRGTAYLLADGTTILNREIPTFEWIGNESFAGLPWLVWVAAALVLAAWFILRRTVLGMHVYAVGGNPQAARLTGIKVGLVLVFVYAFSGLCAGTAGAMSASRLYGANGNWGSGYELDAIAAVVLGGTSLMGGVGTIWGTVTGALIIGLLNNGLTILGLSSFWQYVAKGTVIVLAVMLDKWRYQQQAN; from the coding sequence ATGCAGACTCTGAAATCATCCCTTCCCACCGCGCCGGGTGCGGCCGCACACGGCGGCATCGGTCAGGCGTTCTCGCGCATGTTCGCGACGATGGGCATGCTGCCCGTGCTCGTCGCGCTGTACATCGTGTTCTACTTCCTGACCGGGTACTTCGCCGAAGACGGCGTCTCGAATTTCGCGACGACGGCCAACACGATGAACGTGCTGCGCCAGAGTTCCATCAACCTCGTGCTCGCGACCGGCATGACGTTCGTGATCCTCACGGGCGGCATCGACCTGTCCGTCGGCTCCGTGCTGGCGGTGTCCGCGGTGCTGGGCATGATCGCGTCGCTGCCCGGTCACGCGCCGGCGCTGTCGCTGCCGATCTTCCTGCTGGCGGGCCTCGGCATGGGCCTGCTCAACGGCACGCTCGTTGCCGTCTTCAAGATCAATCCGTTCGTCGTCACGCTCGGCACGATGACGGCGCTGCGCGGCACCGCCTACCTGCTCGCAGACGGCACCACGATCCTGAACCGCGAGATCCCGACGTTCGAATGGATCGGCAACGAGTCGTTCGCCGGCCTGCCATGGCTCGTGTGGGTCGCTGCTGCCCTCGTGCTGGCCGCGTGGTTCATCCTGCGCCGCACCGTGCTGGGCATGCACGTGTACGCGGTCGGCGGCAATCCGCAGGCGGCGCGGCTCACGGGCATCAAGGTCGGCCTCGTCCTCGTCTTCGTCTACGCGTTCTCCGGCCTGTGCGCGGGCACCGCGGGTGCGATGTCGGCCAGCCGCCTGTACGGCGCGAACGGCAACTGGGGCTCCGGCTACGAGCTCGATGCGATCGCCGCGGTGGTCCTCGGCGGCACGAGCCTGATGGGCGGCGTGGGCACGATCTGGGGCACCGTCACGGGTGCGTTGATCATCGGCCTCCTCAACAACGGTCTCACGATCCTCGGCCTGTCGTCGTTCTGGCAGTACGTGGCGAAGGGCACGGTCATCGTGCTCGCCGTGATGCTCGACAAATGGCGTTATCAACAACAGGCGAACTGA
- a CDS encoding sugar ABC transporter ATP-binding protein, translating to MATRDPQAVLEVSGIRKRFGAVTVLDGVQLTIRPGEIHALMGENGAGKSTLMKILAGVYQPDAGEIRVGGKPVRIGCPADARACGINLIYQELSVAANLTVAQNIFMGAEPRGRFGIVDTAQMNRRAAEVLKSLGATFAPNRMASGLSIADQQQVEIARALVHDSRVLIMDEPTAALSERETERLFDVMRALRARGIAIIYISHRMAEVRMLADRVTILRDGTWIGELTRDEATPDTVVRMMVGREIGGFYEHTQRRVPGPVRLKLNDVHGAKVHPVSLDVRAGEIVGLAGLVGAGRTELARLVFGADPLSGGAIEVDGKPVAIRTPGDAIRLGIAYVPEDRKGQGLFLQQSLLANVTMNVLGKHASCGVLRRGELLQVTRDAIQRLSARGAGPDGIIGGLSGGNQQKLLLARWLEIRPRVLILDEPTRGVDIGAKHEIYRIIHELADAGVAVLCISSELAEIIGVCDRVLVMREGWLSGELAGARITQENIMALATQAQAA from the coding sequence ATGGCAACACGAGATCCACAAGCGGTGCTGGAGGTATCCGGCATCCGCAAGCGGTTCGGCGCCGTCACGGTGCTGGACGGCGTGCAACTGACCATCCGCCCCGGCGAGATCCACGCGCTGATGGGAGAAAACGGTGCCGGCAAGAGCACCCTCATGAAAATCCTCGCCGGCGTGTACCAGCCGGATGCCGGCGAGATCCGCGTGGGCGGGAAGCCTGTGCGCATCGGGTGTCCGGCCGACGCGCGCGCCTGCGGCATCAACCTGATCTACCAGGAGCTGTCCGTCGCGGCCAATCTGACCGTTGCGCAGAACATCTTCATGGGCGCGGAACCGCGCGGGCGCTTCGGCATCGTCGACACGGCGCAGATGAACCGGCGCGCGGCCGAGGTATTGAAAAGTCTCGGCGCCACGTTCGCGCCGAACCGCATGGCGAGCGGCCTGTCGATCGCCGACCAGCAGCAGGTGGAAATCGCCCGCGCCCTCGTGCACGACAGCCGCGTGCTGATCATGGACGAGCCGACGGCCGCGTTGTCCGAGCGCGAGACGGAGCGCCTGTTCGACGTGATGCGGGCCCTGCGCGCACGCGGCATCGCGATCATCTACATCAGCCACCGCATGGCCGAAGTGCGCATGCTGGCCGACCGCGTGACCATCCTGCGCGACGGCACGTGGATCGGCGAGCTGACGCGCGACGAAGCGACGCCCGACACGGTCGTGCGCATGATGGTCGGCCGTGAGATCGGCGGCTTTTATGAACACACGCAGCGGCGCGTGCCCGGCCCCGTGCGCCTGAAGCTGAACGATGTGCACGGCGCCAAGGTGCATCCGGTATCGCTGGACGTGCGCGCCGGCGAGATCGTCGGCCTCGCGGGCCTCGTCGGCGCGGGCCGCACGGAACTGGCGCGGCTGGTCTTCGGCGCGGACCCTCTGTCCGGCGGCGCGATCGAAGTCGATGGCAAGCCGGTCGCGATCCGCACGCCGGGCGATGCGATCCGCCTCGGCATCGCCTACGTGCCGGAAGACCGCAAGGGGCAGGGCCTGTTCCTGCAGCAGTCGCTGCTGGCGAACGTGACGATGAACGTCCTCGGCAAGCATGCAAGCTGCGGCGTGCTGCGGCGCGGCGAGTTGCTGCAGGTGACGCGTGACGCGATTCAACGACTGTCCGCGCGCGGCGCGGGGCCGGACGGCATCATCGGCGGCCTCTCGGGCGGCAACCAGCAAAAGCTGCTTCTCGCGCGCTGGCTGGAAATCAGGCCGCGCGTGCTGATCCTCGACGAGCCGACGCGCGGCGTCGACATCGGCGCCAAGCACGAGATCTACCGGATCATCCACGAGCTGGCGGATGCCGGCGTGGCCGTGCTGTGCATCTCGAGCGAGCTGGCGGAAATCATCGGCGTGTGCGACCGCGTGCTCGTCATGCGCGAAGGCTGGCTGTCCGGAGAGCTCGCCGGCGCACGCATCACCCAGGAAAACATCATGGCACTGGCCACCCAGGCCCAGGCCGCATAG
- a CDS encoding substrate-binding domain-containing protein: MKKPAVYACIAAFAFSLAGLAHAARPLKSIGVAVSDLANPYFVAIGKGAADAAKKVGGDKVKVTTVSSKYDLNTQVGQIENFIANKVDILIVNASDPKGIAPVLQKARDAGIVVVAVDVGADNADATIMSDNTMAGTESCKRIVERLHGKGNVVIVNGPPVTAVIARVAGCKQAFAGTGIRVVSDNQDAKGSLDGGMEVMTNLLIAHRRIDAVFAINDPSAIGAELAVKQAGRPDVQMVASVDGAPDAEAALKSKNSIFAVTTAQDPYKMATLAVDIGYGIMNGKRPANPVVLIPTPAITKQNVLAYKGWASH; this comes from the coding sequence ATGAAAAAACCTGCCGTGTACGCCTGCATCGCGGCGTTCGCCTTCTCGCTGGCCGGCCTGGCGCACGCCGCCCGGCCGCTGAAATCCATCGGGGTCGCCGTCAGCGACCTCGCCAATCCATATTTTGTCGCCATCGGCAAGGGCGCCGCCGATGCCGCGAAAAAGGTCGGCGGCGACAAGGTCAAGGTGACGACCGTCTCCAGCAAGTACGACCTCAACACCCAGGTCGGCCAGATCGAAAACTTCATCGCGAACAAGGTCGACATCCTCATCGTCAATGCGTCCGACCCGAAGGGCATCGCGCCCGTGCTGCAAAAGGCGCGCGATGCCGGCATCGTCGTGGTGGCCGTCGACGTCGGCGCCGACAATGCGGATGCGACGATCATGTCCGACAACACGATGGCCGGTACCGAATCCTGCAAGCGCATCGTGGAGCGCCTGCACGGCAAGGGGAACGTCGTGATCGTCAACGGTCCGCCCGTCACCGCCGTGATCGCGCGCGTGGCGGGCTGCAAGCAGGCGTTCGCGGGCACCGGCATCCGCGTCGTGTCCGACAACCAGGACGCGAAGGGCAGCCTCGATGGCGGCATGGAAGTGATGACGAACCTGTTGATCGCGCACCGCCGCATCGACGCCGTCTTCGCGATCAACGACCCGTCCGCGATCGGTGCCGAACTCGCGGTCAAGCAGGCGGGCCGGCCCGACGTGCAGATGGTGGCGTCGGTCGACGGCGCGCCGGATGCGGAAGCGGCCCTCAAATCGAAGAACAGCATCTTCGCCGTCACCACCGCACAAGACCCCTACAAGATGGCCACGCTGGCCGTCGACATCGGCTACGGGATCATGAACGGCAAGCGTCCCGCGAACCCGGTCGTGCTGATTCCGACCCCTGCGATCACCAAGCAGAACGTGCTGGCCTACAAAGGCTGGGCCAGCCACTAA
- a CDS encoding LacI family DNA-binding transcriptional regulator produces MHDVAARAGVSRATVSKYFNDREGLKADTRARIEQACRDLEYVPDPHAVSLVRGRSRMVGVILPVVNEPFFAEALRAIEAKAKALGMDVIIQCSYNDPAEEAAALMTMRSMKVAGVILTAVASTANLDLLLRLEQEMRIVYMDSYVHEDCNYVMNDNRQSMAMLTRYLLGRGHRPAYLGAPPVAHPSPEERLAGYQDAMAEAGMQPHLVPASTQPSWDFEAYAFRHVLDWLASGAWKRAGVTALACGTDRLAIGAMSACRRFGLEPGKDLAIVGHDDLPISAYLYPPLTTFRQDVAAIGVAAMECLQAQLDGTATAPYRKRFTGGLVPRESA; encoded by the coding sequence ATGCACGACGTCGCCGCGCGGGCCGGCGTGTCGCGCGCCACGGTGTCGAAGTATTTCAACGACCGCGAGGGACTGAAAGCCGATACGCGGGCGCGCATCGAACAGGCCTGCCGCGACCTCGAATACGTACCCGATCCGCACGCCGTGAGCCTTGTGCGCGGGCGCTCGCGCATGGTCGGCGTGATCCTGCCGGTGGTGAACGAACCGTTCTTCGCCGAGGCGCTGCGCGCGATCGAGGCGAAGGCCAAGGCGCTGGGCATGGACGTGATCATCCAGTGCTCGTACAACGACCCGGCCGAGGAAGCGGCGGCGCTGATGACGATGCGGTCGATGAAGGTGGCGGGCGTGATCCTGACCGCGGTCGCGTCGACGGCGAACCTGGACCTGCTGCTGCGGCTGGAGCAGGAAATGCGCATCGTCTACATGGACAGCTACGTCCACGAAGACTGCAACTACGTCATGAACGACAACCGCCAAAGCATGGCGATGCTGACCCGCTACCTGCTGGGCCGCGGCCACCGCCCGGCCTACCTGGGCGCGCCGCCCGTCGCGCATCCGTCGCCGGAAGAACGGCTCGCAGGCTACCAGGACGCGATGGCGGAAGCCGGCATGCAGCCGCACCTCGTCCCGGCCAGCACGCAGCCGTCGTGGGATTTCGAAGCGTATGCGTTCCGCCACGTGCTCGACTGGCTCGCGAGCGGCGCCTGGAAGCGCGCCGGCGTCACGGCGCTGGCCTGCGGCACCGACAGGCTCGCGATCGGCGCCATGTCCGCCTGCCGCCGCTTCGGCCTGGAACCGGGCAAGGACCTGGCCATTGTCGGCCACGACGACCTGCCCATTTCCGCCTACCTGTACCCGCCGCTGACCACGTTCCGGCAGGACGTCGCCGCCATCGGCGTCGCGGCGATGGAATGCCTGCAGGCGCAGCTCGACGGCACCGCCACGGCGCCTTACCGCAAGCGGTTTACGGGTGGACTGGTGCCGCGCGAGTCGGCCTGA
- a CDS encoding GNAT family N-acetyltransferase, with product MQDNPLRRWLNHLIKKKGQAVLVKALGKRDRRRVLRHFLALDRDDRLLRFGTVLPDGQVEAYVAKLDFAKDIVFGVYNGRFQLVGVGHLAFTSREAHPDSIHYTDKEKVAEFGVSVSRSARGQGVGTRLFERAAIHCRNSDVDTLYMQCLSSNRTMMHIAKKAGMEIRREYGEADAHLHLPPPSPGSVLAEALEEQFAKIDYTVKANARAAIKWFRPKR from the coding sequence ATGCAGGACAATCCACTCCGCCGCTGGCTGAACCACCTGATCAAGAAGAAGGGCCAGGCCGTACTGGTCAAGGCGCTGGGCAAGCGCGACCGGCGCCGGGTCCTGCGCCACTTCCTGGCCCTCGACCGCGACGACCGCCTGCTGCGCTTCGGCACCGTGCTGCCGGACGGGCAGGTCGAAGCCTATGTCGCGAAGCTCGATTTTGCGAAGGACATCGTGTTCGGCGTCTACAACGGGCGGTTCCAGCTCGTCGGCGTGGGCCACCTCGCGTTCACGTCGCGCGAGGCGCATCCGGACAGCATCCATTACACCGACAAGGAAAAAGTGGCCGAGTTCGGCGTATCCGTTTCCAGATCGGCGCGGGGGCAGGGCGTCGGCACGCGGCTGTTCGAACGGGCCGCCATCCACTGCCGCAATTCCGACGTCGACACGTTGTACATGCAATGCCTGTCGTCGAACCGTACGATGATGCACATCGCGAAGAAGGCGGGCATGGAGATCCGCCGCGAATATGGCGAGGCGGATGCCCACCTGCACCTGCCGCCGCCCAGTCCGGGCAGCGTACTCGCCGAGGCGCTGGAAGAGCAGTTCGCCAAGATCGATTACACGGTCAAGGCGAATGCGCGCGCCGCGATCAAATGGTTCCGGCCGAAGCGTTGA
- a CDS encoding ligand-binding sensor domain-containing diguanylate cyclase, whose protein sequence is MSFFRQALPCVMFWIGMLMAISSTAAAADASSAWQPFSHVSFRHHTEEALRFGTSLAQDREGFIWLGTQTGLVRWDGFRVRRYVADPAREGSLPDGYIQSVHVDTGGRLWIGTSAGGLARYDATRDRFASIPAGPGGLGHARVSSIVDDGAGGIWVGTGAGLERVDADGKVHAAASGAPQLAAPALPPDGVDVLLRDRQGGLWIGTREGLFYRSGDHDRLEVVHLEAPAPNEPSINALYQDNAGRVWIGTRTHGAFVIAAPGATPRPIVETGTQATLQGERVFTIVQKNDDTVWLGTESGGIVEVDVRQGTTRRLRYRGDVPDSLRSDEILAMLRERGGQIFIATGGTLSQHDPRAQGVVTVRTIGSITGLNIYHLLRRPDGKVWLSVPGGAVSIVDPHTGAVAMADTLPKGRVLAMANAPDGSVYIGTQQGLYHSDGNGHAVRRVEIAGRRPDASVWALAWHDDVLWLGGLDGAWAVRPSPAGPATPLRHEDDALGDRRVTALLPLADGTVWIGTRRGVVRLDRDGKTVERLPTDNADRARAPNGFVSSLLIDHRGRLWVASFGNGIAVLDHTDAGGRRWFRRLTTADGLPDNSVNMLVQDRSGQIWLSTDLGLAGVHPDTLQVRRLGEADGVHVPSYWTSSGALGAGGEVLFGGFTGLSVVFPDRLDTRRPLPPLAITQLMLGGRVIRTLPPGASAGEPPTLTIAPADRERGFAVEFAALDYMPAEHRHYAYQLEGFDTAWIDADTAVRRASYNNLPPGTYRLRVRAINDSDDAATLELPVRVLPAWYQLNWVRALGVIAVLAVLAALVQARTSLLRRRQRELEAVVASRTAELRATQLQLETMAYNDALTDLPNRRRFNDELHRLAALGRRGGDPFALLLIDLDRFKHINDTLGHDAGDALLVAAAERLRAAVRQTDCVARLGGDEFAVLLTPASDTIVDDVAQRIVDSMRAPVAFGPHVMHVSASIGAAVAWRDGVDALYKKADTALYRAKEAGRDTWCREDMAA, encoded by the coding sequence ATGTCATTTTTTCGCCAAGCCCTGCCGTGCGTGATGTTCTGGATTGGCATGCTGATGGCCATCTCGTCCACCGCGGCCGCCGCTGATGCATCCTCGGCCTGGCAACCATTTTCTCACGTCTCGTTCAGGCATCACACCGAAGAAGCGCTGCGTTTCGGCACGTCCCTCGCCCAGGATCGCGAAGGCTTCATCTGGCTGGGTACGCAGACCGGCCTGGTGCGCTGGGACGGATTCCGCGTACGGCGCTACGTGGCCGATCCCGCGCGGGAAGGCAGCCTGCCGGACGGTTATATCCAGAGCGTGCACGTGGACACGGGCGGGCGCCTGTGGATCGGTACGAGCGCGGGCGGCCTGGCGCGTTACGACGCGACGCGCGATCGCTTCGCCAGCATCCCGGCAGGCCCGGGCGGCCTGGGCCATGCACGCGTGTCCAGCATCGTCGACGACGGCGCCGGCGGCATCTGGGTCGGCACCGGCGCGGGACTGGAACGCGTCGACGCCGACGGCAAAGTGCACGCCGCCGCCAGCGGCGCCCCGCAACTCGCTGCACCCGCGCTGCCGCCGGACGGAGTGGACGTGCTGCTGCGCGACCGCCAGGGCGGTCTCTGGATCGGCACCCGCGAGGGCCTCTTCTACCGGTCCGGCGACCACGACCGGCTGGAGGTCGTGCACCTGGAGGCGCCGGCGCCGAACGAACCTTCGATCAACGCCCTGTACCAGGACAACGCGGGCCGCGTATGGATCGGCACCCGTACCCACGGCGCCTTCGTCATCGCCGCGCCGGGCGCCACGCCCCGCCCCATCGTGGAAACGGGTACGCAGGCCACCTTGCAGGGCGAACGCGTGTTCACGATCGTGCAAAAGAATGACGATACCGTCTGGCTCGGCACGGAGAGCGGCGGCATCGTCGAGGTCGACGTGCGCCAGGGAACGACGCGGCGCCTGCGCTACCGCGGCGACGTGCCGGACAGCCTGCGCAGCGACGAGATCCTCGCCATGTTGCGCGAGCGCGGCGGCCAGATCTTCATTGCCACAGGGGGCACCCTGAGCCAGCACGATCCCCGCGCGCAAGGCGTCGTGACGGTGCGGACGATCGGCAGCATTACCGGCCTCAACATTTATCATCTGCTGCGCCGCCCGGACGGCAAGGTGTGGCTGAGCGTCCCCGGCGGTGCCGTGAGCATCGTCGACCCGCACACCGGCGCAGTGGCCATGGCGGACACCCTGCCCAAGGGCCGGGTGCTCGCCATGGCGAACGCGCCGGACGGCAGCGTCTACATCGGCACACAGCAGGGCCTGTATCACAGCGACGGCAACGGGCACGCCGTGCGGCGCGTCGAGATTGCCGGACGCCGTCCCGACGCGTCCGTCTGGGCGCTGGCGTGGCACGACGATGTCCTGTGGCTGGGCGGACTGGACGGGGCATGGGCGGTGCGTCCGTCGCCAGCAGGTCCGGCGACGCCGCTGCGCCACGAAGACGACGCGCTGGGCGACCGCCGCGTCACCGCGCTGCTGCCGCTCGCGGACGGTACCGTATGGATCGGCACCCGGCGTGGCGTCGTGCGGCTGGACCGGGACGGCAAGACGGTGGAGCGTCTGCCGACCGACAACGCCGACCGCGCGCGCGCGCCGAACGGCTTCGTGTCCTCCCTTCTCATCGATCACAGGGGCCGCCTGTGGGTGGCCTCGTTCGGCAACGGCATCGCCGTCCTGGACCACACCGATGCCGGCGGACGGCGCTGGTTCCGGCGCCTGACGACGGCCGACGGCCTGCCCGACAACAGCGTCAACATGCTGGTGCAGGACCGTAGCGGACAGATATGGCTGAGCACCGACCTCGGCCTGGCCGGCGTGCATCCCGACACCCTGCAGGTACGCCGGCTGGGCGAGGCCGACGGCGTCCACGTGCCGAGTTACTGGACCAGCTCGGGCGCGCTGGGTGCTGGCGGCGAAGTGCTGTTCGGCGGTTTCACCGGCCTCTCCGTCGTGTTCCCCGACCGGCTGGACACCCGCCGGCCCCTGCCCCCGCTCGCCATCACGCAACTGATGCTCGGCGGACGGGTGATCCGCACGCTGCCGCCGGGCGCATCGGCCGGCGAGCCCCCCACGCTGACCATCGCACCCGCCGATCGCGAACGCGGTTTCGCGGTCGAGTTCGCGGCACTGGATTACATGCCGGCCGAGCACCGCCACTACGCCTACCAGCTCGAAGGCTTCGACACCGCGTGGATCGATGCCGACACGGCCGTGCGCCGCGCCAGCTATAACAACCTGCCGCCGGGCACCTACCGCCTGCGCGTGCGCGCCATCAACGACAGCGACGATGCCGCCACCCTGGAACTGCCGGTCCGCGTGCTGCCCGCCTGGTACCAGTTGAACTGGGTGCGGGCGCTGGGCGTGATCGCCGTGCTGGCCGTCCTCGCCGCCCTGGTGCAGGCGCGGACGTCGTTGCTGCGCCGGCGCCAGCGCGAGCTGGAGGCGGTGGTCGCCAGCCGCACCGCCGAGCTGCGTGCCACCCAGCTGCAGCTGGAAACCATGGCCTACAACGACGCGTTGACGGACCTGCCCAACCGGCGCCGTTTCAATGACGAGCTGCACCGCCTGGCCGCCCTCGGCCGGCGCGGCGGCGACCCGTTCGCCCTGCTCCTGATCGACCTGGACCGCTTCAAGCACATCAACGATACGCTCGGCCATGATGCGGGCGACGCGCTGCTGGTCGCGGCGGCGGAGCGCCTGCGCGCGGCCGTGCGCCAGACCGACTGCGTGGCGCGGCTCGGCGGCGACGAATTCGCCGTCCTGCTGACGCCGGCCAGCGATACCATCGTCGACGACGTGGCCCAGCGCATCGTCGACTCGATGCGCGCGCCGGTCGCGTTCGGTCCCCACGTCATGCACGTCAGCGCCAGCATCGGCGCCGCCGTGGCGTGGCGGGACGGTGTCGATGCGCTGTACAAAAAAGCCGATACGGCGCTCTACCGCGCCAAGGAAGCCGGCCGCGACACGTGGTGCCGGGAAGACATGGCGGCTTAG
- a CDS encoding multifunctional CCA addition/repair protein — MQAYVVGGAVRDELLGLPVQDHDWVVVGATPEDMIARGFRPVGKDFPVFLHPDTHEEYALARTERKTAPGYHGFVFHTAPDVKLEDDLIRRDLTINAMARAEDGSIVDPYGGLQDLRDRVFRHVSPAFAEDPVRILRLARFAARFPDFTVADTTLALMRQMVEAGEVDALVPERVWQELARGLMEQKPSRMLAVLRDCGALARILPELDALWGVPQPPLHHPEVDTGVHMMLVIDYAAERGYDLPVRFAALMHDLGKGMTPPEHWPKHHGHEGMGPRLITELGKRLRVPTECRDLAVMTAREHGNVSRALELRPNTIVTLFERCDAFRKPDRFAQMLLASECDARGRGDEHHVMRSRDYPQAPYLLRALDAARAVNAGEVAARYPEHREKIPEAVHAARVSAVKAALGDVRD, encoded by the coding sequence ATGCAGGCGTACGTCGTCGGCGGCGCCGTCCGCGATGAGCTGCTGGGCCTGCCCGTGCAGGATCACGACTGGGTCGTCGTCGGCGCCACGCCCGAGGACATGATCGCCAGGGGGTTCCGGCCCGTCGGCAAGGATTTCCCCGTGTTCCTGCATCCGGACACGCATGAGGAATACGCGCTCGCCCGCACCGAGCGCAAGACGGCGCCCGGCTACCACGGCTTCGTGTTCCACACCGCACCGGACGTGAAGCTGGAAGACGACCTGATCCGGCGCGATTTGACCATCAATGCGATGGCGCGCGCCGAGGACGGCTCCATCGTCGATCCGTACGGCGGCTTGCAGGATTTGCGGGACCGCGTGTTCCGCCACGTATCGCCCGCGTTTGCCGAAGACCCGGTGCGCATCCTGCGCCTGGCCCGCTTCGCCGCGCGCTTCCCGGATTTTACGGTTGCCGACACGACGCTCGCGCTGATGCGCCAGATGGTCGAGGCAGGCGAGGTGGATGCGCTCGTGCCGGAGCGCGTGTGGCAGGAACTCGCGCGCGGGCTGATGGAACAAAAGCCGTCGCGCATGCTGGCCGTGCTGCGCGACTGCGGCGCGCTGGCGCGTATCCTGCCCGAGCTGGACGCGTTGTGGGGCGTGCCGCAACCGCCGCTGCACCATCCCGAAGTCGATACCGGTGTCCACATGATGCTCGTGATCGACTATGCGGCCGAACGGGGCTACGACCTGCCGGTACGCTTCGCCGCGCTGATGCACGACCTGGGTAAAGGCATGACGCCGCCCGAACATTGGCCGAAGCACCATGGCCACGAAGGCATGGGCCCGCGCCTGATCACGGAACTGGGTAAACGCCTGCGCGTGCCGACGGAGTGCCGCGACCTAGCCGTGATGACGGCGCGCGAGCACGGCAACGTGAGCCGCGCGCTCGAGCTGCGGCCGAACACGATCGTGACCCTGTTCGAACGCTGCGACGCGTTCCGCAAGCCGGACCGCTTTGCGCAGATGCTGCTGGCGTCCGAATGCGATGCGCGCGGGCGCGGCGACGAACATCACGTCATGCGCAGCCGCGACTATCCGCAGGCGCCTTACCTGCTGCGTGCGCTGGACGCGGCGCGTGCCGTGAACGCGGGCGAGGTGGCGGCGCGCTATCCCGAGCATCGCGAAAAGATCCCGGAAGCCGTGCACGCGGCGCGGGTAAGTGCCGTGAAGGCGGCGCTCGGCGACGTACGCGACTGA